The following coding sequences lie in one Panicum virgatum strain AP13 chromosome 6N, P.virgatum_v5, whole genome shotgun sequence genomic window:
- the LOC120679982 gene encoding G-type lectin S-receptor-like serine/threonine-protein kinase At5g35370 isoform X1 has product MGASAPPPPPPPPPRRRPTNASAPPRALAFLGLVLVALSACGAVAGPLATELVRPSFVASNILYVDTGGAFLEPKSGAFRAAVVNPGKQQGRFYLAVLHAPSATVFWSANRGAPTTSSGPVQLTAQGLTVSDPNGKVLWSTPSQLGSPVSALRLQDSGNLQLLGAGNATLWQSFDAATDTLLPGQQLHADPYLAAAASATDLAEGDYRLAATAADVVLTWQGSTYWRLSNDLQSFKDRNVAVASVSVNASGLFAVAADGGLVFRVDLAAGVFPVLKLGYDGRLRNTGYPLVNSSASLGGDFVAPANDCDLPLQCLPLGLCSPIGDGVCKVGADGGNGWQTVMFGFLMRARWLQSSKTILLLASSMPSWTGVKSFMRKCKDHWSSS; this is encoded by the exons ATGGGCGCAtccgcgccccccccccccccccccccccccccacgccgTCGCCCCACAAATGCCTCCGCCCCGCCACGCGCGCTCGCGTTCCTGGGCTTGGTTCTCGTCGCCCTCTCCGCCTGTGGCGCGGTCGCGGGGCCGCTGGCGACGGAGCTCGTGCGGCCCAGCTTCGTTGCCTCTAACATCCTGTACGTCGACACCGGCGGCGCGTTCCTGGAGCCGAAGAGCGGTGCGTTCAGGGCCGCCGTGGTCAACCCCGGGAAGCAGCAGGGCAGGTTCTACCTCGCCGTCCTGCACGCCCCGTCCGCCACGGTCTTCTGGTCGGCCAACCGCGGCGCGCCGACGACGTCGTCGGGCCCGGTCCAGCTCACCGCGCAGGGGCTCACCGTGTCGGACCCCAATGGAAAGGTGCTGTGGTCCACGCCGTCGCAGCTGGGGTCGCCCGTCTCGGCGCTGCGGCTGCAGGACAGCGGCAACCTGCAGCTGCTGGGCGCCGGGAACGCCACGCTATGGCAGTCGTTTGATGCCGCCACCGACACGCTACTCCCGGGGCAGCAGCTGCACGCCGACCCGtacttggcggcggcggcgagcgccaccGACCTCGCGGAGGGGGACTACCGGCTCGCCGCGACGGCCGCGGACGTGGTGCTGACCTGGCAGGGCTCCACGTACTGGCGGCTGTCGAACGACCTCCAGTCCTTCAAGGACCGCAACGTCGCGGTGGCATCCGTATCGGTGAACGCGTCGGGGCTGTTCGCGGTTGCCGCCGACGGCGGCCTCGTGTTCCGCGTTGACCTCGCGGCTGGAGTGTTCCCCGTGCTGAAGCTGGGATACGATGGCCGGCTGCGCAACACGGGCTACCCGCTGGTGAACTCCTCTGCGTCGCTCggaggcgacttcgtggcgccGGCCAACGACTGCGATCTGCCGCTGCAGTGCCTGCCCCTGGGGCTCTGCTCGCCGATCGGCGACGGTGTCTGTAAGGTGGGAGCAGACGGAGGGAACGGCTGGCAAACGGTGATGTTTGGCTTTCTTATGCGCGCGCGTTGGTTGCAGAGCTCAAAGACGATCCTGCTCTTAGCAAGTTCGATGCCGTCATGGACAGGAGTGAAAAGCTTCATGAGAAAG TGCAAAGACCACTGGAGCAGCTCGTAG
- the LOC120679982 gene encoding G-type lectin S-receptor-like serine/threonine-protein kinase At5g35370 isoform X2, protein MGASAPPPPPPPPPRRRPTNASAPPRALAFLGLVLVALSACGAVAGPLATELVRPSFVASNILYVDTGGAFLEPKSGAFRAAVVNPGKQQGRFYLAVLHAPSATVFWSANRGAPTTSSGPVQLTAQGLTVSDPNGKVLWSTPSQLGSPVSALRLQDSGNLQLLGAGNATLWQSFDAATDTLLPGQQLHADPYLAAAASATDLAEGDYRLAATAADVVLTWQGSTYWRLSNDLQSFKDRNVAVASVSVNASGLFAVAADGGLVFRVDLAAGVFPVLKLGYDGRLRNTGYPLVNSSASLGGDFVAPANDCDLPLQCLPLGLCSPIGDGVCKSSKTILLLASSMPSWTGVKSFMRKCKDHWSSS, encoded by the exons ATGGGCGCAtccgcgccccccccccccccccccccccccccacgccgTCGCCCCACAAATGCCTCCGCCCCGCCACGCGCGCTCGCGTTCCTGGGCTTGGTTCTCGTCGCCCTCTCCGCCTGTGGCGCGGTCGCGGGGCCGCTGGCGACGGAGCTCGTGCGGCCCAGCTTCGTTGCCTCTAACATCCTGTACGTCGACACCGGCGGCGCGTTCCTGGAGCCGAAGAGCGGTGCGTTCAGGGCCGCCGTGGTCAACCCCGGGAAGCAGCAGGGCAGGTTCTACCTCGCCGTCCTGCACGCCCCGTCCGCCACGGTCTTCTGGTCGGCCAACCGCGGCGCGCCGACGACGTCGTCGGGCCCGGTCCAGCTCACCGCGCAGGGGCTCACCGTGTCGGACCCCAATGGAAAGGTGCTGTGGTCCACGCCGTCGCAGCTGGGGTCGCCCGTCTCGGCGCTGCGGCTGCAGGACAGCGGCAACCTGCAGCTGCTGGGCGCCGGGAACGCCACGCTATGGCAGTCGTTTGATGCCGCCACCGACACGCTACTCCCGGGGCAGCAGCTGCACGCCGACCCGtacttggcggcggcggcgagcgccaccGACCTCGCGGAGGGGGACTACCGGCTCGCCGCGACGGCCGCGGACGTGGTGCTGACCTGGCAGGGCTCCACGTACTGGCGGCTGTCGAACGACCTCCAGTCCTTCAAGGACCGCAACGTCGCGGTGGCATCCGTATCGGTGAACGCGTCGGGGCTGTTCGCGGTTGCCGCCGACGGCGGCCTCGTGTTCCGCGTTGACCTCGCGGCTGGAGTGTTCCCCGTGCTGAAGCTGGGATACGATGGCCGGCTGCGCAACACGGGCTACCCGCTGGTGAACTCCTCTGCGTCGCTCggaggcgacttcgtggcgccGGCCAACGACTGCGATCTGCCGCTGCAGTGCCTGCCCCTGGGGCTCTGCTCGCCGATCGGCGACGGTGTCTGTAAG AGCTCAAAGACGATCCTGCTCTTAGCAAGTTCGATGCCGTCATGGACAGGAGTGAAAAGCTTCATGAGAAAG TGCAAAGACCACTGGAGCAGCTCGTAG
- the LOC120679982 gene encoding non-structural maintenance of chromosomes element 4 homolog A-like isoform X3, with the protein MDRSEKLHEKVQRPLEQLVDGEALQELANVLVSSTKEENRNGPTPSEFVTVLLRKFGVTATPLNDSNESIDWSSLGAATSTLFMTATGCQTMHGPMDLAIKERRCVFRRESGRLDSRPAEPDALAPDQDERNDTDKNIAVMFSLLVHHKSIKLEHLILNRQSFAQTVENLFALSFLVKDGRAEINVVDSGDHFVAPRNAPAAGLIASRKVTNSQFVFRFDTEDWQIMQRVVKPGEEVMPHRSSYHGGEYRNTQSCPTRDCTKLVSDSEHLKEDKFAKEDPAEFTDDEAVKDKLTNWCSEDDTPKKRRRQHVARRLFSADD; encoded by the exons ATGGACAGGAGTGAAAAGCTTCATGAGAAAG TGCAAAGACCACTGGAGCAGCTCGTAGATGGTGAGGCTCTGCAGGAACTTGCTAATGTTCTGGTCTCGTCGACCAAGGAGGAAAACAGAAATGGGCCGACCCCATCTGAATTTGTTACAGTCCTGCTCAGGAAGTTTGGTGTTACAGCCACACCGCTTAATGATTCTAATGAGTCAATCGACTGGTCGAGTCTTGGTGCTGCAACATCGACATTGTTCATGACAGCAACCGGGTGCCAAACAAT GCATGGTCCTATGGATCTTGCAATCAAGGAACGGAGGTGTGTGTTTAGAAGAGAATCTGGCCGCTTAGACAGTAGACCTGCAGAG CCTGATGCTTTGGCTCCAGACCAGGATGAAAGGAATGACACCGATAAGAACATAGCTGTCATGTTCAGCCTCCTAGTACATCACAAAAGTATAAAGCTGGAACATCTCATTTTGAACCGGCAGTCCTTTGCACAAACCGTTGAGAACTTATTTGCGCTCTCATTTCTGGTGAAGGATGGGAGAGCTGAGATAAACGTGGTTGATAGTGGGGATCATTTTGTCG CTCCAAGGAATGCTCCTGCAGCTGGATTGATAGCCTCCAGGAAAGTGACCAACAGCCAATTTGTGTTCCGGTTTGATACTGAGGACTGGCAG ATAATGCAACGAGTGGTCAAGCCAGGAGAGGAAGTAATGCCTCACAGAAGTAGTTACCATGGGGGTGAATACAGGAACACACAATCATGTCCTACTCGTGATTGCACTAAGCTGGTTTCAGATTCTGAACATCTGAAAGAAGACAAGTTTGCAAAAGAAGACCCAGCAGAGTTCACAGATGACGAAGCAGTGAAGGATAAGTTGACCAATTGGTGCTCTGAAGATGACACTCCAAAGAAGAGGAGAAGACAGCATGTGGCTAGGAGGTTGTTTTCTGCAGATGACTAG
- the LOC120677505 gene encoding protein CUP-SHAPED COTYLEDON 3-like, which yields MHHQAMVGDALWDLLGEEMAAAAGEHGLPPGFRFHPTDEELVTFYLAAKVLNGACCGVDIAEVDLNRCEPWELPDAARMGEREWYFFSLRDRKYPTGMRTNRATGAGYWKATGKDREVLNAATGALLGMKKTLVFYKGRAPRGEKTKWVLHEYRLDGDFAAARRSCKEEWVICRILHKAGDQYSKLMMVKNPYYLPMGVDPSSFCFQQDPAAPALPNPSGFSTAGLSFHHGHHPGMHPPPLPANQLKLSNGRGFPASACTQEPPPSGCGGSSNAAVGMPPYPPPFTSIVAGKPAAPPPQAPGVVNAGAQEPPAPSPTWLEAYVQHGGFLYEMGPAAAPRGA from the exons ATGCACCACCAGGCCATGGTGGGCGACGCGCTGTGGGATCTGCTGGgggaggagatggcggcggcggccggcgagcacggCCTGCCCCCGGGGTTCCGGTTCCACCCCACCGACGAGGAGCTCGTCACCTTCTACCTCGCCGCCAAGGTCTTGAACGGCGCCTGCTGCGGCGTCGACATCGCCGAGGTGGACCTCAACCGGTGCGAGCCGTGGGAGCTCCCCGACGCCGCGCGGATGGGGGAGCGCGAGTGGTACTTCTTCAGCCTCCGCGACCGCAAGTACCCGACGGGGATGCGCACCAACCGCGCCACCGGCGCCGGCTACTGGAAGGCCACCGGCAAGGACCGCGAGGTGCTcaacgccgccaccggcgccctGCTCGGCATGAAGAAGACGCTCGTCTTCTACAAGGGACGCGCCCCGCGCGGCGAGAAGACCAAGTGGGTCCTCCACGAGTACCGCCTCGACGGCgacttcgccgccgcccgccgctcctgCAAG GAGGAATGGGTGATCTGCAGGATACTCCACAAGGCAGGCGACCAGTACAGCAAGCTGATGATGGTGAAGAACCCCTACTACCTCCCCATGGGAGTGGACCCCTCCAGCTTCTGCTTCCAGCAGGaccccgccgcccctgctctccCAAACCCTAGCGGCTTCTCGACCGCCGGCCTCTCCTTCCACCACGGCCACCACCCCGGCATGCACCCTCCACCGCTGCCGGCCAACCAGCTCAAGCTCAGCAACGGCCGCGGCTTCCCTGCATCAGCCTGCACGCaggagccgccgccgagcggctgcggcggcagcagcaacgCCGCCGTGGGCATGCCGCCATACCCTCCTCCCTTCACCTCCATCGTCGCTGGCaagccggccgcgccgccgccccaggcgCCCGGGGTCGTCAACGCCGGCGCGCAGGAGCCACCGGCACCATCACCTACCTGGCTGGAGGCTTACGTGCAGCACGGCGGGTTCCTTTATGAGATGGGCCCGGCTGCAGCGCCCAGGGGCGCTTGA
- the LOC120677341 gene encoding protein CUP-SHAPED COTYLEDON 3-like, giving the protein MHHQAMGDKLWDLLGDEMASAGEHGLPPGFRFHPTDEELVTFYLAAKVLNGACCGVDIAEVDLNRCEPWELPDAARMGEREWYFFSLRDRKYPTGMRTNRATGAGYWKATGKDREVLNAATGALLGMKKTLVFYKGRAPRGDKTKWVLHEYRLDGDFAAARRSCKEEWVICRILHKAGDQYSKLMTVKNPHYLPMGMDDASSFCFQHDPAAAPPLPNPSGCTSVVSLPFHHGHHGMQPPLLPASSNQQQGSKISNGCGFPASAACTQEPPNGYGRSSNAMGMPPHPPLPFTSVVAGAGRPAPPPPPQAGVNAVPQEPLMPPAPTTWLEAYAQHGGILYELGPGAAAPRDA; this is encoded by the exons ATGCACCACCAGGCCATGGGCGACAAGCTGTGGGACCTGCTCGGGGACGAGATGGCGTCGGCCGGCGAGCACGGCCTGCCCCCGGGGTTCCGGTTCCACCCCACCGACGAGGAGCTCGTCACCTTCTACCTCGCCGCCAAGGTCTTGAACGGCGCTTGCTGCGGCGTCGACATCGCGGAGGTGGACCTCAACCGGTGCGAGCCGTGGGAGCTCCCCGACGCCGCGCGGATGGGGGAGCGCGAGTGGTACTTCTTCAGCCTCCGCGACCGCAAGTACCCGACGGGGATGCGCACCAACCGCGCCACCGGCGCCGGCTACTGGAAGGCCACCGGCAAGGACCGCGAGGTGCTcaacgccgccaccggcgccctGCTCGGCATGAAGAAGACGCTCGTCTTCTACAAGGGCCGCGCCCCGCGCGGCGACAAGACCAAGTGGGTCCTCCACGAGTACCGCCTCGACGGCgacttcgccgccgcccgccgctcctgCAAG GAGGAATGGGTGATCTGCAGGATACTCCACAAGGCAGGCGACCAGTACAGCAAGCTGATGACGGTGAAGAACCCCCACTACCTCCCCATGGGAATGGACGACGCCTCCAGCTTCTGCTTCCAGcatgaccccgccgccgcccctcccctcccaaaCCCTAGCGGCTGCACGAGCGTCGTCAGCCTCCCCTTCCACCACGGCCACCACGGCATGCAGCCTCCACTGCTGCCGGCGAGCAGCAACCAGCAGCAGGGCAGCAAGATCAGCAACGGCTGCGGCTTCCCTGCATCGGCGGCCTGCACGCAAGAGCCGCCCAACGGCTACGGCCGCAGCAGCAACGCCATGGGCATGCCGCCACACCCTCCTCTTCCCTTCACCTCCGTCGTCGCTGGCGCTGGcaggccggccccgccgccgccgccccaggccGGGGTCAACGCCGTCCCACAGGAGCCACTGATGCCGCCGGCGCCAACTACCTGGCTGGAGGCTTACGCGCAGCATGGCGGCATCCTTTATGAGCTGGGCCCGGGTGCAGCGGCGCCCAGGGACGCATGA